TGACGCCGGGGGCGGTGGCGATGGTGCTGCTGTCCGTGCTGTCCGGGGTGTTCCTGGCGCCTTGTATCGCCTGTGCGTTCATCATCGTGGACCGGCATGCGCCGAGCGGGACCGTGACCGAGGCGTTCTCCTGGCTTGTGACGACGTTCACCGTGGGTGCGTCGGTGGGGACGGGCGTGGCGGGGCCCGTGGTGCAGGCCGGTGGCACGGTGTGGGGTTTCGCGGTGCCGGGTGCGGCGGGGGCCGTGTCGTTGCTGGTGTTGCTCGCCACGGGGCGGGTCCTCGCAGCTCCCGCGCGGGGCGGGGTCGTTGCGTCTTCATCGGAAACTGATCCAAATCGTGCTGTCGAACCCCGTTTCAGCTCAGGGGATCGGGCGTAATGTTCAGTCATGGACCGCCGCATTTTCGGGCTGGAGAACGAGTACGGCGTCACGTGCACGTTCAGGGGACAGCGGCGCCTGTCTCCTGACGAGGTGGCGCGGTACCTCTTCCGCCGTGTCGTGTCATGGGGCCGCAGCAGCAATGTCTTTCTGCGAAACGGCGCCCGGCTCTATCTCGACGTGGGCTCACATCCGGAATACGCGACACCCGAATGTGACAACGTGATCGAACTGGTCACCCACGACAAGGCCGGCGAGCGCATTCTCGAAGGACTCCTGGTGGACGCGGAGCGACGCCTGCACGAGGAGGGAATCGCGGGCGACGTCTACCTGTTCAAGAACAACACCGACTCGGCGGGCAACTCCTACGGCTGCCACGAGAACTATCTGGTGGCGCGGCACGGGGAGTTCTCCCGGCTCGCGGACATCCTCATCCCGTTCCTGGTGACCCGGCAGCTGCTGTGCGGCGCGGGGAAGGTGCTGCAGACCCCGCGCGGTGCGGTGTACTGCGTGAGTCAGCGGGCGGAGCACATCTGGGAGGGTGTGTCGTCGGCGACGACCCGTTCGAGGCCCATCATCAACACCCGTGACGAGCCGCACGCGGACGCGGAGCGTTACCGCCGGCTGCATGTCATCGTGGGTGACTCGAACATGTCCGAGACCACGATGCTGCTGAAGGTGGGCGCCACGGATCTGGTGCTGCGCATGATCGAGGCGGGCACGGTGATGCGTGATCTGACGCTGGAGAACCCGATCCGGGCGATCCGTGAGGTCAGTCATGACATCACGGGCCGCCGCAAGGTGCGTCTGGCCAGTGGCCGGGAGGCGTCGGCGCTGGAGGTGCAGCGGGAGTACTTCGACAAGGCCGTGGATTTCTGCGACCGCCGGGGGATCCGCACGGGTACGGTCGCGCAGGTCCTGGAGCTGTGGGGCCGTACGCTGGACGCGATCGAGTCCGAGGAGCTGGACCGGATCGGCACCGAGATCGACTGGGTGATGAAGTACAAGCTCATCGAGCGGTACCGGGCCAAGAACAACATGACGATGTCGCATCCGCGGGTCGCTCAGATAGATCTCGCCTACCACGACATCCACCGTCGTCGTGGCCTGTACTACCTGCTGGAGAAGAAGGGTCAGGCGGCCCGGGTCTGCAACGACTTGAAGATCTTCGAGGGCAAGTCGGTCCCGCCGCAGACCACTCGGGCGCGGCTGCGCGGTGACTTCATCCGGCGGGCACAGGAACAGCGCAGGGACTTCACGGTCGACTGGGTGCATCTGAAGCTCAACGACCAGGCGCAGCGCACTGTGTTGTGCAAGGACCCGTTCCGTTCGGTGGACGACCGGGTGGAGAAGCTGATCGCCGGAATGTAGCGAAAAGCACCGGAAGGTAGCGAAAAGCAGGTGGGTCAAGCGTTTCGGGTGCGCATTGCCGGAACGCCACACGGGCGTCGTACGTTTTCGGTACGGCGCCCTTCTCACACCGTAGAGTTGCGCGCACGCCATCCACAGGATCGACCGATTACGAGGCTCTTCCGTGCGCCGACGTTCACTTCTCTTCGCCGCTGTTCCCGCAGGTCTGGTCACGCTCGCCGCGTGTGGTGACGGCAAGTCCTCCTCCGGCAAGGTCAGCGCCTCGCCGTCGCCGTCGGTGTCCTCGGCTTCGCCGCCGAAGATCGTGGAGGGCCCGCTGCCGGCGATCACGGCGGGCACGAAGTTCGGTGAGAAGCCGAAGGTGGCCAAGGGGCCGGGTGAGCCGTCGAAGAACCTGGCGGTGAAGACGCTGATCGCGGGCAGTGGCCGCACGGTCGCGGAGAACGACTTCGTCCAGGCGAACTATCTGGGTCAGATCTGGGACACGGGCAAGGTCTTCGACAACTCCTACGACAGGAAGAGTCCGCTGGTGCTGCAGCTCGCCGCGGGCAGCGTCATCGACGGCTGGCGGTATGCGCTGGCGGGCCGGAAGGTCGGCAGCCGTATCGAGATCGCGGTGCCGCCGCAGTGGGGTTACGGCAAGGCGGGTGAGCCGCAGGCGGGTATCAAGGGCACGGACACGCTGGTGTTCGTCATCGACGTGATCGACTCCTTCAACTCCAAGAGCTCGGCCAAGGGCAAGGAGGTCCCGCAGAGCGACGCGGCGCTGCCCAAGGTGGCCACCAACACCGACGGCAGTGTCCCGAAGGTCACGGTGCCCAAGTCGGCTCCGCCGAAGAAGCTCGTGTCGACGTATGTCCTGGAGGGTGACGGCCCCGAGCTGAAGGCGGACCAGACGGTGCTGTGCCAGTTCCAGGGGCTGGTCTGGGACGGCGGGCAGACGTTCCAGCGCACGTACGGCTCGGGCCGGCTCAGCCAGTTCGCGCTGCAGCAGATGCAGCAGGCGGTCAAGGGTCTGGCTGAGGGCCTGACCGGCAAGAAGGTGGGCAGCCGGGTGCTGATCGTCGTACCGCCGGAGCTGGGCTACGGCGACACCCCGCCGAGCGGTGGTGTCATCAAGAAGGGTGCGACGCTCGTGTTCACGGTGGACATCCTGGCGGCCATGTAGTGCATGGTGTCCTGGCGGGCGGCAGAGCTGCGGAGATGAAAGACTGTCGGCGTTTCGTGTCGTACACAAGCAGGAGCTTTTGACGTGAGCATCGAGAAGCCCGAGATCGACTTCCCGGGCGGCGAGCCCCCGGCGGACCTCGAGATCAAGGACATCTGGGAGGGCGACGGTCCGGTCGCGCAGGCGGGCCAGAACGTCACCGTGCACTACGTGGGTGTCGCCTTCAGCACCGGCGAGGAGTTCGACGCCAGCTGGAACCGTGGCACTCCGTTCCGCTTCCCGCTGGGTGAGCGCCGGGTCATCGCGGGCTGGGACCGGGGTGTGCAGGGCATGAAGGTCGGCGGCCGCCGCCAGCTGACCATTCCCCCCCACCTCGCCTACGGCGACCAGAGCCCGACCCCGGCGATCAAGCCGGGCGAGACCCTGATCTTCGTGGTGGACCTGCTGGGTGTCTGATACCCGTCGGATCCACACATGATCGGCACCTGATCGACCGGCCGTATCGGACCGGATCCGATCACCTGGGGCCCATGCCTGCTCGGGCGTGGGCCCTCGGCTTTTGCCACCCCACCCCGGAGCGGTACGGTCATCGGTCGGAAGCACCATAGGGAAGGCGAAGGGCGTCGATGGCCATTGCCAAGGCCGAGCGGCTGATGAACCTCGCGCTGTGTCTGCTCGGCACACGGCGGCCACTCAGCAAGCGCGAGCTGCGTGAGTCCATCGAGGCCTACCTCGAAGCGGGCAGCGACGACTCCTTCAACAGGATGTTCGAGCGGGACAAGGACGACCTGCGCGAGCTGGGCCTGGTCAT
Above is a genomic segment from Streptomyces fodineus containing:
- the pafA gene encoding Pup--protein ligase, translated to MDRRIFGLENEYGVTCTFRGQRRLSPDEVARYLFRRVVSWGRSSNVFLRNGARLYLDVGSHPEYATPECDNVIELVTHDKAGERILEGLLVDAERRLHEEGIAGDVYLFKNNTDSAGNSYGCHENYLVARHGEFSRLADILIPFLVTRQLLCGAGKVLQTPRGAVYCVSQRAEHIWEGVSSATTRSRPIINTRDEPHADAERYRRLHVIVGDSNMSETTMLLKVGATDLVLRMIEAGTVMRDLTLENPIRAIREVSHDITGRRKVRLASGREASALEVQREYFDKAVDFCDRRGIRTGTVAQVLELWGRTLDAIESEELDRIGTEIDWVMKYKLIERYRAKNNMTMSHPRVAQIDLAYHDIHRRRGLYYLLEKKGQAARVCNDLKIFEGKSVPPQTTRARLRGDFIRRAQEQRRDFTVDWVHLKLNDQAQRTVLCKDPFRSVDDRVEKLIAGM
- a CDS encoding FKBP-type peptidyl-prolyl cis-trans isomerase, producing MRRRSLLFAAVPAGLVTLAACGDGKSSSGKVSASPSPSVSSASPPKIVEGPLPAITAGTKFGEKPKVAKGPGEPSKNLAVKTLIAGSGRTVAENDFVQANYLGQIWDTGKVFDNSYDRKSPLVLQLAAGSVIDGWRYALAGRKVGSRIEIAVPPQWGYGKAGEPQAGIKGTDTLVFVIDVIDSFNSKSSAKGKEVPQSDAALPKVATNTDGSVPKVTVPKSAPPKKLVSTYVLEGDGPELKADQTVLCQFQGLVWDGGQTFQRTYGSGRLSQFALQQMQQAVKGLAEGLTGKKVGSRVLIVVPPELGYGDTPPSGGVIKKGATLVFTVDILAAM
- a CDS encoding FKBP-type peptidyl-prolyl cis-trans isomerase, whose protein sequence is MSIEKPEIDFPGGEPPADLEIKDIWEGDGPVAQAGQNVTVHYVGVAFSTGEEFDASWNRGTPFRFPLGERRVIAGWDRGVQGMKVGGRRQLTIPPHLAYGDQSPTPAIKPGETLIFVVDLLGV